One Oryza brachyantha chromosome 3, ObraRS2, whole genome shotgun sequence DNA segment encodes these proteins:
- the LOC102703946 gene encoding KH domain-containing protein HEN4, with amino-acid sequence MVGPGHRNSHGKRHSDYAENGGGKRRNPGDDTYAPGPDDTVYRYLCPSRKIGSIIGRGGEIAKQLRADTQAKIRIGESVPGCDERVITIFSSSRETNTLEDAEDKVCPAQDALFKVHEKLSSDDDIGNEENDEGLAQVTVRLLVPSDQIGCIIGKGGHIIQGIRSDTGAQIRVLSNENIPACAISGDELLQISGDSTVVRKALLQVSSRLHDNPSRSQHLLASSITQPYPVGSHLGSSSTAPVVGITPLISHYGGYKGDAAGDWPSIYQPRREDSSPKEFSLRLLCAASNVGGVIGKGGGIIKQIRQESGAFIKVDSSNSEDDCIITISAKEFFEDPVSPSINAAVHLQPRCSEKTDPESGVPSYTTRLLVSTSRIGCLIGKGGSIISEIRRTSRANIRILSKENVPKVAAEDEEMVQISGDLDVARHALVQITTRLKANFFEREGALSGFPPVIPYHPLPAGVSEGPTYLGRDTKPLGRDYPYSSGYRGSDDIGPVDSYASYGSSQVSGGGYGAYGGYSGRSGSSGLSGPSSFSYGKRHGY; translated from the exons ATGGTTGGTCCTGGGCATAGGAACAGTCATGGAAAGCGGCATTCGGATTATGCCGAAAATGGAGGTGGCAAGAGAAGAAATCCTGGTGATGATACATATGCTCCTGGTCCAGATGACACTGTCTATCGCTATCTTTGCCCTTCTAGAAAAATAGGGAGCATTATTGGGAGGGGTGGAGAAATCGCTAAGCAGTTGAGGGCCGACACTCAAGCTAAGATAAGGATTGGTGAGAGTGTCCCTGGCTGCGATGAGCGAGTTATCACAATATTTAGCTCAAGCAGGGAAACTAATACCCTAGAAGATGCTGAAGATAAGGTTTGCCCTGCACAAGATGCCCTCTTTAAAGTTCATGAAAAGCTCTCAAGCGATGATGATATTGGTAATGAAGAAAATGATGAAGGCTTAGCTCAAGTCACTGTTCGGTTACTTGTGCCATCCGATCAGATTGGGTGCATTATTGGAAAAGGTGGGCATATCATACAGGGAATTCGCAGCGATACTGGTGCGCAGATACGAGTTCTTAGTAATGAAAATATCCCTGCATGTGCCATCAGTGGTGATGAACTCCTCCAG ATATCTGGGGACTCAACAGTTGTCAGAAAAGCTCTTCTTCAAGTGTCATCACGTCTCCATGACAACCCATCTAGGTCACAACATCTTCTTGCATCCAGCATCACGCAGCCTTATCCAGTGGGCTCCCACCTTGGTAGTTCCTCAACTGCACCGGTTGTAGGGATTACTCCTTTAATTAGTCATTACGGTGGATACAAAGGTGATGCGGCGGGAGATTGGCCTTCTATATATCAACCACGGAGAGAGGATAGTTCTCCGAAGGAATTTAGCTTACGTCTTCTTTGTGCTGCGTCAAATGTGGGAGGTGTAATTGGGAAAGGTGGTGGAATTATCAAACAGATTAGGCAGGAGTCTGGAGCTTTTATCAAAGTTGATAGTTCAAATTCTGAAGATGACTGCATTATTACTATTTCTGCAAAGGAG TTCTTTGAAGATCCTGTCTCCCCATCAATAAATGCCGCAGTTCATTTACAGCCAAGATGCAGTGAGAAAACTGATCCAGAATCAGGGGTCCCGTCTTACACAACACGCTTGTTGGTGTCAACATCACGTATTGGGTGCCTTATTGGCAAAGGTGGTTCAATCATTAGTGAGATACGGAGAACATCAAGAGCAAACATACGTATCCTTTCTAAGGAGAATGTTCCAAAAGTTGCAGCAGAAGATGAAGAGATGGTTCAG ATCAGTGGAGACCTTGATGTTGCAAGACATGCTCTTGTGCAAATAACTACTAGGTTGAAAGCCAATTTCTTTGAAAGAGAGGGTGCTTTATCAGGTTTCCCGCCTGTGATCCCTTACCATCCTCTGCCAGCTGGTGTTTCTGAAGGGCCAACTTATCTAGGCAGAGACACTAAGCCTCTTGGGCGTGATTATCCATATTCAAGTGGATATCGTGGCTCAGATGATATTGGTCCTGTTGACAGCTATGCAAGTTATGGCAGCTCCCAG GTATCTGGAGGAGGTTATGGGGCTTACGGTGGGTACAGTGGTCGTTCTGGCAGCAGTGG GTTATCTGGCCCTAGTTCCTTTTCCTATGGAAAGCGACATGGCTATTAG
- the LOC102703663 gene encoding RNA-binding protein CP29B, chloroplastic-like → MAATLFSLSLSPQLLPFPASSRLAPSSVSFPSSNRTRPPPPLAVAGWRRFPFLPLAVAVSEDVETEQEEEGSEAEEEFSEDLRVFVGNLPFSVDSAQLAGLFEQAGSVEMVEVIYDKLTGRSRGFGFVTMSTVEEVEAAVEQFNGHILDGRSLRVNSGPPPPREQSSPRAPRGEANRVYVGNLSWGVDNAALANLFSGEGEVLEARIIYDRESGRSRGFGFVTYGSAEEVENAVSNLDGTDLDGRQIRVTVAESRQPRRQY, encoded by the exons ATGGCGGCCAcgctcttctccctctccctctccccgcaGCTGCTCCCCTTCCCCGCCTCCTCCAGGCTCGCCCCCTCCTCCGTCTCCTTCCCCTCCAGCAACAGgacgcgcccgccgccgccgctcgccgtcgcgggGTGGCGGAGGTTCCCCTTCCTGCCGCTGGCCGTGGCCGTCTCGGAGGATGTCGAGacggagcaggaggaggagggctccgaggcggaggaggagttcTCCGAGGACCTGAGGGTCTTCGTCGGCAACCTGCCCTTCAGCGTCGACAGCGCCCAGCTCGCCGGACTCTTCGAGCAGGCCGGCTCCGTCGAGATGGTCGAG GTCATCTATGATAAACTGACTGGAAGAAGTCGTGGATTTGGATTTGTGACAATGTCTACTGTTGAAGAAGTTGAGGCAGCCGTCGAGCAATTCAATGGCCAT ATACTTGATGGGAGATCTTTGAGGGTTAACTCggggccaccaccaccaaggGAGCAATCATCGCCAAGAGCACCCAGAGGCGAGGCCAATAGGGTCTATGTGGGTAACCTTTCTTGGGGTGTTGACAATGCAGCTCTTGCAAACTTATTCAGTGGGGAAGGGGAGGTCTTGGAAGCTAGGATCATCTATGACAGGGAGAGTGGCAGGTCAAGGGGATTTGGATTTGTCACATATGGTTCTGCTGAAGAGGTTGAGAATGCAGTTTCAAATCTTGATGGCACT GACTTGGATGGCAGACAGATCCGTGTCACAGTAGCAGAATCTAGACAACCTAGGAGACAATATTGA